In Arsenicicoccus sp. oral taxon 190, the following are encoded in one genomic region:
- a CDS encoding ABC transporter permease, with protein sequence MRRWLADHLVPIVAGLVLAYLFVPIAYVVVFSFNTYTRSNVAWSGRPTLDHWRRPCAAPGVCEALGTSLQVGLAATVVATVLGTMLALALARSRFRGRGFVDLLVLLPMATPEVVLGASLLTIFVQGFARLGLELGWWTIVLSHVMFALSFVVVTVRARLQSLDPRLEEAAADLYAGPQATFWRVTLPAILPGVVGAALLSFALSFDDVIITSFVSGEVQTFPTYVYAAYLRGIPAEANVIGVIMLLVAVTCAVAARLLGGRSSLTGR encoded by the coding sequence ATGAGACGGTGGCTGGCCGACCACCTGGTCCCGATCGTCGCGGGCCTGGTGCTGGCCTACCTCTTCGTGCCGATCGCCTACGTGGTGGTGTTCTCGTTCAACACCTACACGCGCTCCAACGTCGCCTGGTCCGGCCGACCCACCCTCGACCACTGGCGCCGCCCGTGCGCCGCGCCCGGGGTGTGCGAGGCGCTCGGCACGTCCCTGCAGGTGGGGCTGGCCGCCACGGTCGTCGCGACGGTCCTCGGCACCATGCTCGCCCTCGCGCTGGCGCGCAGCAGGTTCCGCGGGCGCGGGTTCGTCGACCTGCTCGTGCTGCTGCCGATGGCCACGCCGGAGGTCGTCCTGGGAGCGTCGCTGCTGACGATCTTCGTGCAGGGCTTCGCCCGCCTCGGGCTGGAGCTGGGCTGGTGGACCATCGTGCTGTCACACGTGATGTTTGCGCTGAGCTTCGTGGTGGTGACGGTGCGGGCGCGGCTGCAGTCGCTGGACCCGCGGCTGGAGGAGGCGGCGGCCGACCTCTACGCCGGACCGCAGGCGACCTTCTGGCGGGTCACGCTGCCCGCGATCCTGCCCGGCGTGGTCGGTGCCGCTCTGCTGTCCTTCGCCCTGAGCTTCGACGACGTCATCATCACGAGCTTCGTGTCGGGCGAGGTGCAGACCTTCCCGACTTACGTCTACGCGGCCTACCTGCGCGGCATCCCCGCCGAGGCCAACGTCATCGGGGTGATCATGCTGCTCGTGGCCGTGACCTGCGCCGTCGCCGCCCGGCTGCTCGGGGGGCGGTCGTCGCTCACCGGTCGGTGA
- the dxr gene encoding 1-deoxy-D-xylulose-5-phosphate reductoisomerase, protein MSHTSYAASPPPDHRTVALLGSTGSIGTQAIDVISRNPDRFTVTALSAGGGRLEQLAEQVALLRPQLVGMASGSREDLRRAITAACERVGAAPYEPRVVVGEGASEEVAAHGADVVLNGITGSIGLRPTLAALEAGSTLALANKESLIVGGPIVTRAARPGQIVPVDSEHSAIAQCLRGGRAEEVRRLVVTASGGPFRGRSRDELTAVTPEQALAHPTWDMGRVVTTNSATLVNKGLEVIEAHLLFGIGFDRIEVVVHPTSDVHSMVEFTDGSTLMQAGPPTMLIPIALGLAWPDRVPDAAPAYDWSRPRSFEFFPLDREAFRAVPLAYRVGEAGGTYPAVYNAANEECVEAFHERRIGFLDIVDTVERVVDEHHAGGEAAGNVGNTAGDLDVPAVLRAEDWARRRAREILGLALQDVPSGKERP, encoded by the coding sequence GTGAGTCACACCTCGTATGCCGCGAGCCCCCCGCCCGATCACCGCACGGTCGCGCTGCTGGGGTCGACCGGGTCCATCGGGACCCAGGCGATCGACGTGATCAGCCGCAACCCGGACCGGTTCACCGTCACCGCGCTGTCCGCCGGCGGCGGCAGGCTCGAGCAGCTGGCCGAGCAGGTGGCCCTGCTGCGCCCCCAGCTGGTCGGGATGGCCTCGGGCTCCCGGGAGGACCTGCGGCGCGCGATCACGGCGGCCTGCGAGCGGGTGGGCGCGGCGCCATACGAGCCGCGTGTCGTCGTGGGCGAGGGGGCGAGCGAGGAGGTCGCCGCGCACGGCGCCGACGTCGTCCTCAACGGCATCACCGGGTCGATCGGGCTGCGGCCGACGCTGGCCGCGCTCGAGGCGGGCAGCACCCTCGCGCTCGCCAACAAGGAGAGCCTCATCGTCGGCGGCCCCATCGTGACCCGCGCCGCGCGGCCCGGCCAGATCGTGCCCGTCGACTCCGAGCACTCCGCGATCGCCCAGTGCCTGCGCGGCGGTCGGGCCGAGGAGGTGCGGCGGCTGGTCGTCACGGCGAGCGGCGGGCCGTTCCGGGGGCGCTCGCGCGACGAGCTGACCGCCGTGACGCCCGAGCAGGCGCTGGCCCACCCCACCTGGGACATGGGCCGCGTCGTGACGACCAACTCCGCGACCCTGGTCAACAAGGGCCTGGAGGTCATCGAGGCGCACCTGCTCTTCGGGATCGGCTTCGACCGGATCGAGGTGGTGGTGCACCCGACCTCCGACGTGCACTCGATGGTGGAGTTCACCGACGGGTCGACCCTGATGCAGGCCGGCCCGCCCACCATGCTGATCCCCATCGCTCTCGGCCTCGCCTGGCCCGACCGGGTGCCGGACGCGGCACCCGCCTACGACTGGAGCCGGCCCCGGAGCTTCGAGTTCTTCCCGCTGGACCGCGAGGCCTTCCGCGCGGTCCCGCTCGCCTACCGGGTGGGTGAGGCGGGCGGCACCTACCCGGCCGTCTACAACGCCGCCAACGAGGAGTGCGTCGAGGCCTTCCACGAGCGGCGCATCGGCTTCCTCGACATCGTGGACACGGTGGAGCGGGTGGTCGACGAGCACCACGCCGGGGGAGAGGCGGCGGGCAACGTCGGGAACACCGCAGGAGACCTGGACGTTCCCGCTGTGCTGCGTGCCGAGGACTGGGCGCGCCGCCGGGCCCGGGAGATCCTGGGGCTCGCCCTCCAGGACGTCCCCTCCGGCAAGGAGCGCCCATGA
- a CDS encoding ABC transporter permease, translating to MSRRTAYLLALPGVLWLVLFFVLPLVQLASVSLQSDYPGYPGYYYRDVNIGNYGHALTGFGAQIGRSFLYAALATVACLVLAFPLAWTMVFRAGRWRGLLMVLAVAPFFTSFILRTVAWRQILADDAPLASTLRALHLLPGGHLTETAGAVVLGLTYTFLPFMLLPVYASLERVDPALVAAGADLYATPWQTFRAVTVPLAMPGVLAGTLLTFIPAAGDYVNADLLGSDRGTSMVGNAIDAQFFRVIGGYPTAAALSFTLMVAILLLATAYVRRYGTDELVR from the coding sequence GTGAGCAGGCGGACGGCATACCTGCTGGCCCTCCCCGGGGTGCTCTGGCTCGTGCTCTTCTTCGTGCTGCCGCTCGTGCAGCTGGCGTCGGTGAGCCTGCAGTCGGACTACCCCGGCTACCCGGGCTACTACTACCGCGACGTCAACATCGGCAACTACGGGCACGCGCTCACCGGCTTCGGTGCCCAGATCGGGCGCTCCTTCCTCTACGCCGCGCTCGCCACCGTCGCCTGCCTGGTGCTGGCTTTCCCGCTCGCCTGGACCATGGTCTTCCGGGCCGGGCGCTGGCGCGGGCTGCTGATGGTGCTGGCCGTCGCGCCCTTCTTCACGTCGTTCATCCTGCGCACCGTGGCGTGGCGGCAGATCCTCGCCGACGACGCGCCCCTGGCGTCCACGCTCCGGGCGCTGCACCTGCTGCCCGGTGGCCACCTGACCGAGACCGCGGGTGCCGTGGTGCTGGGGCTGACCTACACCTTCCTGCCCTTCATGCTGCTGCCGGTCTACGCCTCGCTGGAGCGCGTGGACCCGGCGCTGGTCGCCGCCGGCGCCGACCTCTACGCCACCCCCTGGCAGACCTTCCGCGCGGTCACCGTGCCGCTCGCCATGCCCGGCGTCCTCGCTGGCACCCTGCTGACCTTCATCCCGGCCGCCGGGGACTACGTCAACGCCGACCTGCTCGGCTCCGACCGCGGCACCTCGATGGTGGGCAACGCCATCGACGCGCAGTTCTTCCGGGTCATCGGCGGCTACCCCACCGCGGCCGCGCTGTCCTTCACGCTGATGGTGGCGATCCTGCTGCTGGCGACGGCCTACGTCCGCCGCTACGGCACCGACGAGCTCGTCCGATGA